A region of Flocculibacter collagenilyticus DNA encodes the following proteins:
- a CDS encoding lipopolysaccharide assembly protein LapA domain-containing protein: MRKFLLVILYLFLILLALSFGLLNKEQISVNYLVGSATLTISELVSIIFFTGLFVGLITANFMVAKLSIKKNKIEKENNKLKVKLEKLESSNDHE; the protein is encoded by the coding sequence TTGCGTAAGTTTCTTCTCGTTATTCTTTATTTATTCTTAATACTACTTGCCTTATCGTTCGGATTACTCAACAAAGAACAAATTTCAGTTAACTATTTAGTCGGTTCGGCTACATTAACTATATCTGAGTTAGTGAGTATCATTTTTTTCACAGGCCTTTTTGTTGGTTTAATAACTGCTAATTTCATGGTCGCAAAGCTTTCAATTAAGAAAAACAAAATTGAAAAAGAAAACAACAAATTAAAAGTAAAATTAGAAAAACTAGAATCATCAAATGACCATGAGTAA
- the ihfB gene encoding integration host factor subunit beta yields MTKSELIEKLSLEYSHVPAKDVEDAIKEVLEQMANTLASGDRIEIRGFGSFSLHYRAPRTGRNPKTGESVQLTGKYVPHFKPGKELRERVNASLNA; encoded by the coding sequence ATGACCAAGTCAGAGTTAATTGAAAAGTTGTCTTTAGAGTATTCACATGTACCTGCTAAAGACGTCGAAGATGCAATTAAAGAAGTACTAGAACAAATGGCCAATACGTTAGCCAGCGGTGACCGTATTGAGATTCGAGGGTTTGGTAGTTTTTCATTACACTATCGGGCACCGAGAACAGGCCGTAACCCCAAAACAGGGGAAAGTGTTCAACTGACCGGTAAGTATGTGCCTCACTTCAAGCCTGGTAAAGAGCTTAGAGAACGCGTCAACGCAAGTTTAAACGCGTAA
- the rpsA gene encoding 30S ribosomal protein S1, with translation MTENFAQLFEESLQTIETRPGAIVKGTIVAIENSVVLVDAGLKSESAIPVEQFKNHNGEIEVNVGDEIDVALDAIEDGFGETILSREKAKRHEAWIRLEKACEEQETVTGIINGKVKGGFTVEVDSIRAFLPGSLVDVRPIRDTTHLEGKELEFKVIKLDQKRNNVVVSRRAVIESENSQEREQLLANLDEGQEVKGIVKNLTDYGAFVDLGGVDGLLHITDMAWKRVKHPSEIVNVGDEINVKVLKFDKEKTRVSLGLKQLGQDPWAAIAGRYPEGSKLTGRVTNLTDYGCFVEIQEGVEGLVHVSEMDWTNKNIHPSKVVNLGDSVEVMVLEIDEERRRISLGLKQCIANPWEEFAKGHNKGDRVTGKIKSITDFGIFIGLDGGIDGLVHLSDISWNAPGEEAVREYKKGDEITAVVLQVDPERERISLGVKQIDEDPFNSYLEENKKGAIVKGKITEVDAKGATVELIDGVEGYIRVADISRDRVEDATTALTAGEEVEARLMGVDRKNRTISLSIKAKFEAEEKEALDNLKKEEPEFENAMAAAFKNAQKS, from the coding sequence ATGACTGAAAATTTTGCTCAACTTTTTGAAGAAAGTTTACAAACAATTGAAACTCGCCCTGGTGCTATCGTTAAAGGTACTATCGTTGCGATCGAGAACAGCGTAGTACTAGTAGATGCAGGTCTTAAATCAGAATCTGCAATTCCGGTAGAGCAGTTCAAAAACCACAATGGTGAAATCGAAGTAAACGTTGGCGACGAAATCGACGTTGCACTAGACGCAATCGAAGACGGCTTCGGCGAAACTATTCTTTCACGTGAAAAAGCTAAGCGCCATGAAGCATGGATTCGTTTAGAAAAAGCGTGTGAAGAACAAGAAACGGTTACTGGTATCATCAATGGTAAGGTTAAAGGCGGCTTCACAGTTGAAGTTGACAGCATTCGTGCGTTCCTACCTGGTTCATTGGTTGACGTACGTCCAATCCGTGACACAACTCACCTTGAAGGTAAAGAGTTAGAATTCAAAGTAATCAAACTTGATCAAAAGCGTAACAACGTTGTTGTTTCACGCCGTGCAGTTATCGAGTCTGAAAATAGCCAAGAACGCGAACAGCTTCTTGCTAATCTTGACGAAGGTCAAGAAGTTAAAGGTATCGTTAAGAACCTTACTGATTACGGTGCATTCGTTGATCTTGGCGGTGTTGACGGCCTTCTACATATCACTGATATGGCTTGGAAGCGCGTTAAGCATCCTTCTGAAATTGTTAATGTTGGTGATGAAATCAATGTTAAAGTTCTTAAGTTCGATAAAGAGAAGACTCGTGTTTCTCTTGGTCTTAAGCAACTTGGTCAAGATCCATGGGCTGCAATCGCAGGTCGTTACCCTGAAGGTTCAAAACTTACTGGTCGCGTAACTAACCTAACTGATTACGGTTGTTTCGTTGAAATCCAAGAAGGTGTTGAAGGTCTTGTACACGTTTCTGAAATGGATTGGACTAACAAAAACATCCACCCATCTAAAGTTGTTAACTTGGGTGACAGTGTTGAAGTTATGGTTCTTGAAATTGATGAAGAGCGTCGTCGTATTTCTCTTGGTCTTAAGCAATGTATTGCTAACCCATGGGAAGAGTTCGCTAAAGGCCACAACAAAGGTGACCGTGTTACTGGTAAGATCAAGTCAATCACTGACTTCGGTATCTTCATCGGTCTTGACGGTGGCATCGATGGTCTTGTTCACTTATCTGACATCTCTTGGAATGCTCCAGGTGAAGAAGCAGTACGTGAATACAAGAAAGGCGACGAGATTACTGCTGTAGTACTTCAAGTAGACCCTGAGCGCGAGCGCATTTCACTAGGTGTTAAACAAATTGACGAAGATCCGTTCAATTCTTACCTAGAAGAAAACAAAAAAGGTGCTATTGTTAAAGGTAAGATCACTGAAGTTGACGCTAAAGGCGCAACTGTTGAACTTATCGACGGTGTAGAAGGCTACATTCGTGTTGCAGATATTTCACGTGACCGTGTTGAAGATGCGACTACTGCACTTACTGCAGGCGAAGAAGTTGAAGCTAGACTAATGGGTGTAGATCGTAAGAACCGCACTATTAGCCTATCTATCAAAGCTAAATTCGAAGCTGAAGAGAAAGAAGCATTAGATAACCTTAAGAAAGAAGAGCCAGAGTTCGAAAACGCAATGGCAGCTGCTTTCAAAAACGCTCAAAAATCTTAA
- the cmk gene encoding (d)CMP kinase — translation MQSSAPVIAIDGPSGAGKGTVCRLLADKLGWSILDSGAIYRVLALAAVHHNVEPSNEEALVPIAAHLDVQFTTDEKTGNAKIILEGEDVTNSIRTEEVGAVASKVASLPRVREALLRRQRAFQQSPGLVADGRDMATVVFPHAEVKIFLTASAEERANRRYLELKEKGHDVTLGRLLEDIQQRDERDMNREVAPLKPAEDSLVLDSTELSIDEVLDNLLDVVHEKLNQVAN, via the coding sequence ATGCAAAGCAGTGCTCCGGTAATCGCAATTGATGGTCCAAGTGGTGCAGGTAAAGGTACCGTATGTCGACTTTTAGCAGACAAATTAGGCTGGTCAATTCTTGATAGCGGCGCTATCTATCGAGTGCTTGCCCTCGCGGCAGTTCATCATAATGTAGAGCCAAGCAATGAAGAGGCACTTGTGCCAATTGCAGCTCATTTAGATGTTCAATTCACAACAGATGAAAAAACGGGTAACGCAAAGATTATACTAGAAGGTGAAGATGTAACTAATAGTATACGCACTGAAGAAGTTGGTGCGGTTGCTTCTAAAGTTGCTTCGTTACCTCGTGTTCGTGAAGCATTACTTAGACGTCAGCGTGCTTTCCAGCAATCGCCTGGATTAGTTGCTGATGGACGCGACATGGCAACCGTCGTTTTTCCTCATGCTGAAGTTAAAATATTCTTAACTGCATCGGCTGAAGAGCGCGCCAATCGTAGATATTTAGAGTTGAAAGAAAAGGGCCATGATGTTACACTCGGGCGCCTTTTAGAAGATATTCAACAAAGGGATGAAAGAGATATGAATCGTGAAGTTGCGCCATTAAAGCCAGCCGAAGATTCACTAGTGCTTGATTCTACTGAGTTAAGTATCGACGAAGTGTTGGATAATCTACTTGATGTAGTACACGAGAAGTTAAATCAAGTAGCTAATTAA
- the aroA gene encoding 3-phosphoshikimate 1-carboxyvinyltransferase, whose product MNQLTLSPIAHVSGNVQLPGSKSLSNRALLLAALAHGTTTITNLLDSDDISHMLNALSQLGVSYQLSEDKTQCTVEGNGGLFNIPEPLELYLGNAGTAMRPLCAVLAASQGKVLLTGEERMKERPIKHQVDALNQLGAKINYVESDGYPPLDITGTTLTGNTITVDGSISSQFLTALLMVAPLLQHETKIEIKGELVSKPYIDITIDIMERFGAVVHNENYQVFRIPGEQRYLSPNEYMVEGDASSASYFLAAAAIKGGTITVHGVGKKSVQGDKAFADVLAEMGAKVEWDDNSISVTGQPLNAVDMDMNHIPDAAMTIATTALFAKGTTTIRNIYNWRVKETDRLAAMATELKKVGAIVDEGHDYISITPPQNLAHAEIDTYNDHRIAMCFSLVALSDTAVTINEPECTAKTFPSYFEKLSSVAK is encoded by the coding sequence ATGAACCAACTAACTTTATCTCCCATTGCTCATGTAAGCGGTAACGTGCAATTACCCGGCTCTAAGAGTTTATCAAACCGAGCTCTACTATTGGCAGCGTTAGCGCATGGCACGACGACTATCACTAATTTATTAGACAGTGATGATATTAGCCACATGCTTAATGCGCTTTCTCAGTTAGGTGTTAGCTATCAATTAAGTGAAGATAAAACGCAATGTACGGTAGAGGGAAATGGTGGGCTATTTAACATACCTGAACCTTTGGAGCTGTATTTAGGTAATGCTGGTACCGCTATGCGACCTTTGTGCGCTGTATTAGCAGCCAGTCAAGGCAAGGTATTATTGACTGGCGAAGAAAGGATGAAAGAGCGTCCTATTAAGCATCAAGTTGACGCGTTAAATCAATTAGGCGCCAAAATTAACTATGTTGAAAGTGATGGTTATCCACCATTAGATATTACTGGTACTACATTAACAGGAAATACCATTACAGTTGACGGTTCTATTTCGAGTCAATTTTTAACCGCGTTATTAATGGTAGCGCCGTTACTTCAACATGAAACTAAAATTGAAATTAAAGGTGAGTTAGTTTCTAAGCCATACATTGATATAACAATCGACATTATGGAACGATTTGGTGCAGTTGTTCATAATGAAAATTATCAAGTATTTCGTATTCCAGGAGAGCAGCGTTACCTGTCTCCAAATGAATACATGGTTGAAGGTGATGCCTCTTCAGCGTCGTACTTCCTTGCAGCTGCTGCCATTAAAGGTGGCACAATTACGGTACATGGCGTAGGCAAAAAAAGCGTGCAAGGTGATAAGGCGTTTGCTGATGTGCTGGCTGAAATGGGTGCAAAGGTTGAATGGGATGACAATTCAATTTCGGTCACTGGACAACCACTTAATGCTGTTGATATGGATATGAACCATATTCCTGATGCAGCTATGACGATTGCAACAACGGCACTGTTTGCCAAAGGCACAACAACGATACGTAACATTTATAATTGGCGCGTAAAAGAAACGGATCGGTTAGCTGCTATGGCAACCGAGCTTAAAAAAGTTGGTGCCATTGTGGATGAAGGGCACGATTATATTTCAATAACTCCACCACAAAACTTAGCGCATGCCGAGATTGACACCTATAATGACCACCGTATAGCAATGTGTTTTTCATTGGTCGCGCTAAGTGATACTGCAGTAACAATTAATGAACCTGAATGTACCGCAAAGACATTTCCATCATATTTTGAAAAACTTAGTTCAGTGGCAAAATAA